One stretch of Pedobacter riviphilus DNA includes these proteins:
- a CDS encoding dihydrodipicolinate synthase family protein encodes MENSQKGFIPVMLMPFLSNGNIDYPALTQLTEIYLQAGSSGLFANCLSSEMFELTGKERIQVIKHVIKVVDGAVPVIATGTFGGKSANRPIL; translated from the coding sequence ATGGAAAACTCACAAAAAGGGTTCATCCCGGTAATGCTCATGCCTTTTTTAAGCAACGGGAACATCGATTACCCGGCACTTACACAGCTTACAGAGATTTATTTACAGGCTGGATCATCGGGTTTATTTGCCAATTGTCTGTCGAGCGAAATGTTTGAATTGACTGGTAAAGAACGAATTCAGGTCATAAAACATGTGATAAAAGTAGTAGATGGGGCAGTACCCGTAATAGCTACCGGGACCTTCGGGGGGAAATCAGCAAACAGGCCGATTTTGTGA
- a CDS encoding dihydrodipicolinate synthase family protein yields MKEVSDAGVEAVIAISSLLAEENETDEVFNERVFDLLHQTDKIPLGFYECPVPYKRVLKPQQLADFVSTDRVIYHKDTCLDLVQIKEKLKLTEGKTFGLYDAYIVHAVESLKAGASGLSCIQGNYFPELIVWLCDHYNDEAFKDEVQVVQQFLIDNMDVMHNVYPVVSKYFLQKRGLNISTFTRRNVGSFTPSIVKGVETLFDDYTLLRNNLNIKIFI; encoded by the coding sequence GTGAAAGAAGTAAGCGATGCAGGGGTAGAAGCGGTGATTGCAATTAGCAGTTTACTTGCCGAAGAAAATGAAACTGACGAGGTTTTTAACGAAAGGGTATTCGATCTTTTACACCAGACAGATAAAATTCCATTAGGATTTTACGAATGCCCTGTGCCTTATAAAAGAGTATTAAAACCACAACAATTAGCCGATTTTGTTTCTACCGATCGAGTGATTTACCATAAAGACACCTGCCTGGACCTTGTACAGATTAAAGAAAAACTCAAACTGACAGAAGGTAAGACTTTTGGATTATACGATGCATATATCGTACATGCGGTAGAATCGCTAAAAGCCGGAGCTTCAGGTTTATCTTGTATCCAGGGGAATTACTTTCCAGAATTGATTGTATGGCTTTGCGACCATTACAATGATGAAGCTTTTAAAGATGAAGTACAGGTGGTACAACAGTTTTTAATCGATAACATGGACGTAATGCATAACGTTTATCCAGTAGTATCGAAATATTTCCTGCAAAAGAGAGGGCTTAATATTTCGACTTTTACCCGTAGAAATGTAGGCTCGTTTACGCCAAGCATAGTAAAAGGAGTAGAAACATTGTTTGATGATTATACCTTGTTACGCAATAACTTGAATATTAAGATTTTTATATAG
- a CDS encoding AraC family transcriptional regulator has protein sequence MKPHFHKVPITLQSSFSIRHDIKPDFGNIWHYHPELELHYVIKGEGLRFIGDNISNFVPDEMVLLGENLPHTWRCKDEYFQNNPDLTTEAMVIHFLPDCLGKYMLTLPEAYLIPKLFEKAKSGMVIKGKAKDKLVDLMRAAVDATNLDRIIILLSILKTLAETDEFSTIVTSKNTFYQSNESETLRINKICNYTLSNYKKDITLEEVASLSNLSVTSFCRYFKLMTKKTFYDFLIEIRVSHACRFLIENKLPTEMICFDCGFNNVSNFYRHFKKVTGMTPLDYKRKYLN, from the coding sequence ATGAAACCTCATTTTCATAAAGTTCCAATTACCTTACAAAGTTCATTTAGCATCCGTCACGATATCAAACCTGACTTTGGAAATATCTGGCACTACCATCCTGAACTGGAATTGCATTATGTAATCAAAGGAGAAGGCCTTCGTTTTATTGGCGACAACATCAGTAATTTTGTGCCAGATGAGATGGTGCTTTTAGGTGAAAACCTGCCTCATACCTGGCGTTGTAAAGATGAATATTTCCAAAATAACCCCGATCTTACAACCGAAGCCATGGTGATCCATTTCTTACCCGATTGTTTGGGTAAATACATGCTTACTTTACCTGAAGCTTACCTGATCCCTAAATTATTCGAAAAAGCCAAAAGCGGAATGGTAATTAAAGGGAAAGCTAAAGATAAACTGGTTGATTTAATGCGGGCTGCTGTTGATGCGACCAATTTGGACCGGATCATTATCCTTTTATCTATCTTAAAAACATTGGCAGAAACGGATGAATTTTCGACGATTGTAACGAGCAAAAATACATTCTATCAAAGCAATGAGTCTGAAACACTCCGAATCAATAAAATCTGTAATTATACCCTGAGTAATTATAAAAAGGATATTACATTGGAAGAAGTGGCTTCATTGAGTAATTTAAGCGTAACTTCTTTCTGCAGGTATTTTAAACTGATGACGAAGAAGACCTTTTATGATTTCCTGATCGAAATTAGGGTGAGCCACGCCTGCCGTTTCCTGATTGAAAACAAGCTACCAACCGAAATGATCTGTTTTGATTGTGGTTTTAATAATGTATCTAACTTCTACCGGCATTTTAAAAAGGTAACGGGGATGACGCCTTTAGACTATAAGAGGAAGTATTTGAATTAA
- a CDS encoding fucose isomerase — protein sequence MRQGKQGEILLVSSGDLRLSANQNCWAAQVEMERKLTLAIEQFGWKVKRAHSYNSTKKHGFIDSQRMGMDIFRNIDPNQPLIVAESVWQYSHHVLAGLTTHRGPILTVANWSGQWPGLVGMLNLNGCLTKAAIPYSTLWSEDFTDDFFTEGLQEWLSTGKISYDQSHVKGFALSKIPAGDDKIGRTFARNLKARKVIMGVFDEGCMGMYNAIIPDELLHKTGFFKERLSQSALYAAMLQVTDAEAEAVLDWLLQKGMTFNWGTEEETQLTKRQTLEQCKMYIAAVRIADDFSCDTIGIQYQQGLKDLTVASDLVEGLLNNEDRPPVFSVDGKELYPKRALPHFNEVDECAGLDALITYNLWKELGMTGENTLHDIRWGEYYKNDDVNGFVWLFLISGAAPPAHFIDGYAGASSDRQPAMYFRLGGGSLKGVSKPGFIVWSRVYIMDNELHCDLGVGEVVALPEEETKRRWSGTTPEWPIMHAILKGISRDQLMARHKANHIQVVYTNYEAGAHEACRIKAAAMDELGLKVHFCGDVNLKKINTI from the coding sequence ATGAGACAAGGCAAACAAGGCGAAATTCTACTGGTTTCTAGCGGAGATTTACGGCTTTCGGCAAATCAAAACTGCTGGGCTGCTCAAGTCGAAATGGAACGGAAATTAACTTTGGCCATCGAACAATTTGGCTGGAAAGTTAAACGCGCCCATTCATACAATTCAACAAAAAAACATGGCTTTATCGATTCGCAAAGAATGGGTATGGATATCTTTAGAAATATTGATCCCAACCAGCCTTTAATTGTAGCAGAAAGCGTTTGGCAATACTCTCATCACGTATTAGCCGGACTTACCACACATCGTGGACCAATATTAACCGTAGCCAACTGGAGCGGCCAATGGCCTGGTTTAGTGGGCATGTTAAACCTAAATGGTTGTTTAACCAAGGCAGCTATACCTTATAGTACTTTATGGAGTGAAGATTTTACCGATGATTTTTTTACTGAAGGACTACAGGAATGGCTCTCGACTGGTAAAATTAGCTACGATCAGAGTCATGTGAAAGGTTTTGCACTCAGTAAAATCCCAGCAGGTGATGACAAGATAGGAAGAACCTTTGCCCGGAATTTAAAAGCGCGTAAAGTAATTATGGGCGTGTTTGATGAGGGCTGCATGGGTATGTACAATGCTATCATTCCCGATGAATTACTCCATAAGACTGGTTTTTTTAAAGAACGTTTAAGTCAATCGGCGCTGTACGCGGCTATGTTACAGGTAACGGATGCCGAAGCAGAAGCTGTTTTAGACTGGCTTTTGCAAAAAGGAATGACCTTTAACTGGGGTACTGAAGAAGAAACACAGTTAACCAAAAGACAAACGCTAGAACAGTGTAAAATGTATATTGCAGCTGTAAGAATAGCGGATGATTTTAGCTGCGATACCATTGGGATACAATACCAGCAAGGCCTAAAAGATTTAACCGTTGCGAGTGATCTGGTAGAAGGTTTATTAAATAACGAAGACCGGCCGCCAGTATTTTCTGTAGATGGTAAAGAACTTTACCCAAAACGTGCTTTACCGCATTTTAACGAGGTAGATGAATGTGCAGGTTTAGATGCCCTGATAACCTACAATCTTTGGAAAGAATTAGGAATGACCGGAGAAAACACCCTTCACGATATCCGTTGGGGCGAATATTACAAAAATGATGATGTAAATGGTTTTGTTTGGTTGTTTTTAATCTCCGGAGCAGCACCACCTGCACATTTTATTGATGGTTATGCCGGAGCAAGCAGCGATAGGCAGCCAGCTATGTATTTCCGTTTAGGCGGTGGATCGTTAAAAGGTGTTAGTAAACCGGGGTTCATTGTTTGGAGCCGTGTTTATATAATGGATAATGAATTACATTGCGATTTAGGCGTTGGGGAAGTAGTAGCTTTGCCTGAGGAAGAAACCAAAAGACGTTGGAGCGGAACAACACCCGAATGGCCCATTATGCATGCCATTTTAAAAGGTATAAGCCGCGATCAGCTAATGGCCAGACATAAAGCCAATCACATTCAGGTGGTTTATACCAATTATGAAGCCGGGGCACACGAAGCTTGCCGCATTAAAGCCGCTGCAATGGATGAACTTGGCTTAAAAGTGCATTTTTGTGGGGATGTGAATCTAAAAAAAATAAATACAATTTAA
- a CDS encoding DUF3826 domain-containing protein, whose translation MKSSILALLLTFSSMTTIFAQRSAVADKEAYTKMITERSAKIVANLGITNAKKSEKVTVIIRDQYSNLNDIYSARDARVKAIKEKNKDNKVERDSALAKDGRVVEASLAKLHKKYISKLSAQLTNEQVELVKNGMTYNVLPITYKAYQEEILTLTADQKKQILIWLTEAREHAMDAESSDKKHAWFGKYKGRINNYLSAAGYDLKKEGVEWEKRRKAKAEAN comes from the coding sequence ATGAAATCATCAATTTTAGCCTTATTGTTAACTTTCTCGAGCATGACCACCATTTTTGCTCAGCGCAGCGCAGTTGCAGATAAGGAAGCTTATACCAAAATGATTACCGAGCGTTCGGCTAAAATTGTTGCCAATCTTGGGATTACCAATGCGAAGAAAAGCGAAAAAGTGACGGTAATCATCAGAGATCAGTATAGCAATTTAAATGATATTTATTCCGCACGCGATGCCCGCGTAAAAGCAATTAAAGAAAAAAACAAAGACAATAAAGTGGAACGCGATTCGGCACTGGCAAAAGATGGCCGTGTGGTAGAAGCATCATTGGCTAAACTCCATAAAAAATACATCAGTAAACTTTCTGCGCAACTAACTAATGAGCAGGTGGAACTGGTTAAAAATGGTATGACCTATAATGTGTTGCCCATCACTTACAAAGCTTATCAGGAAGAAATTTTAACGCTGACCGCAGATCAGAAAAAACAGATCCTGATCTGGTTAACTGAGGCGAGGGAGCATGCCATGGATGCAGAATCATCAGATAAAAAACATGCCTGGTTTGGTAAATACAAAGGACGCATTAACAATTACTTATCAGCTGCCGGGTACGATCTGAAGAAAGAAGGAGTAGAGTGGGAGAAAAGGAGAAAAGCCAAGGCTGAAGCCAATTAA